In the genome of Blastopirellula marina, one region contains:
- a CDS encoding tetratricopeptide repeat protein — protein MMKTTSILTICILSALPAVGCMSFGQQDPTPPPTSFSPVSQVSYEEEVQRGQSPDEAPPSSDRSWWDPTGVGQRALEVTGHNGQNKSLAKQLFAKGEALYEEGLEVEGAAREKKMLEAAGYFQRAALYQPGTAIEEDSLMYAGECFFFIDHYADATRQYDNLIKKHPNTKHLDVIDVRRFKLARYWLDRYTKDRPWAMQPNFTDEQMPTFDSFGNAIKLFDLIRLDDPTGDLADDATLAAANAHFREANFETADRFYTDLRQNFPTSEHQFNAHYLGVVTKMKVYQGPAYDGKPLEDAEKLLTRMKRQFPDKTQENIEVVEKLDYDIRAAKAQRLWYMASFYDQRSDYAGARHYYKKIVQQFPSSNMATTAKDRLAELEGRPDSPTPPGEFLYSWLDRRKDLPQASATPIENIATQPDRETDRR, from the coding sequence ATGATGAAAACAACTTCGATTCTCACCATCTGCATTCTCTCGGCTTTACCAGCTGTGGGCTGCATGAGCTTCGGCCAACAAGATCCAACGCCACCTCCAACCTCATTCAGTCCCGTCTCGCAAGTCAGCTACGAAGAGGAAGTCCAACGGGGACAATCTCCTGACGAAGCACCACCATCCTCAGATCGCTCGTGGTGGGATCCGACTGGGGTAGGACAGCGAGCCTTGGAAGTCACCGGTCATAACGGCCAAAACAAGTCGCTTGCCAAGCAGTTGTTCGCCAAGGGGGAAGCCCTTTACGAAGAAGGCTTGGAAGTCGAAGGAGCTGCTCGAGAAAAGAAAATGCTGGAAGCAGCCGGTTATTTCCAACGCGCTGCTCTTTATCAGCCGGGCACTGCGATCGAAGAAGACTCGCTTATGTACGCCGGGGAGTGTTTCTTCTTCATCGATCACTATGCCGATGCAACCCGACAATACGACAATCTGATCAAGAAGCATCCCAATACCAAGCACCTCGACGTGATCGACGTGCGTCGCTTCAAGTTAGCTCGGTATTGGTTGGATCGCTATACCAAAGATCGTCCCTGGGCAATGCAGCCAAACTTTACCGACGAACAGATGCCAACGTTCGATAGTTTTGGCAACGCGATCAAACTGTTTGACCTAATTCGCTTGGACGATCCAACCGGTGATCTGGCCGACGACGCCACGCTCGCTGCAGCAAACGCTCATTTCCGCGAAGCAAATTTTGAAACAGCCGATCGTTTCTATACCGACCTTCGTCAAAACTTCCCCACCAGCGAACATCAGTTCAACGCCCACTACCTGGGCGTGGTCACCAAGATGAAAGTCTATCAAGGGCCAGCTTACGACGGTAAACCACTGGAAGACGCCGAGAAACTACTAACACGTATGAAGCGACAGTTCCCGGATAAGACCCAAGAAAATATTGAAGTGGTCGAGAAGCTCGATTACGACATTCGGGCAGCCAAAGCTCAGCGTCTCTGGTACATGGCTTCGTTCTATGACCAGCGGAGCGATTACGCTGGTGCCCGACACTATTACAAGAAAATTGTTCAGCAGTTCCCTTCATCTAACATGGCCACGACTGCTAAGGATCGCCTGGCCGAACTCGAGGGGCGACCTGATTCGCCAACTCCGCCTGGAGAATTTCTTTACAGCTGGCTCGACCGCCGCAAGGATTTGCCTCAGGCTTCAGCCACGCCGATCGAAAACATCGCAACGCAGCCAGATCGCGAAACCGATCGTCGTTAA
- the lptE gene encoding LPS assembly lipoprotein LptE gives MSDQQVNRRFFLFAAASCVAASMTGCVHYQFGNRNLYRPDIHTVHVPIFKSESFRRDLGERLTESIIREIQDTTPYRIADAQMADSVLRGTIVRDDKFVQGTNPLDDPRILREDLQIQYEWIDQRGQLIRQPATLSLASVLRTDTLTAQGVLYPEAGQSMVTAQQEAIDAFAKQVVQNMQAPW, from the coding sequence ATGTCTGACCAGCAAGTCAATCGTCGCTTCTTCTTGTTCGCTGCTGCCAGCTGTGTTGCGGCAAGCATGACCGGGTGCGTGCATTATCAGTTTGGCAATCGCAATCTTTATCGTCCGGACATTCATACTGTCCACGTCCCCATTTTTAAGTCGGAAAGTTTCCGACGCGATCTGGGAGAGCGATTGACAGAAAGCATTATTAGGGAGATTCAAGACACCACGCCCTATCGAATTGCCGATGCTCAGATGGCCGATAGTGTTTTGCGAGGTACTATTGTTCGGGATGATAAATTCGTTCAAGGAACGAACCCACTCGACGACCCGAGAATTTTGCGAGAAGATCTTCAGATCCAATACGAATGGATCGATCAGCGTGGCCAGCTAATTCGCCAACCGGCAACCTTGAGCTTGGCTTCCGTGCTGCGTACCGATACCCTAACCGCCCAGGGAGTGCTGTACCCAGAAGCTGGTCAATCTATGGTCACCGCCCAGCAAGAGGCAATCGATGCCTTCGCCAAGCAAGTTGTCCAGAATATGCAGGCTCCTTGGTGA